In Tenacibaculum pacificus, a single window of DNA contains:
- a CDS encoding PepSY-associated TM helix domain-containing protein has translation MKKFNFKNTIRKIHLWIALSSGLIIFIVCITGCIYAFQKEIRLAAYPYYTVKNTAENLQKKPLNNILTIYKEQSDNDVLRIYDFTETDRSTILLSKKEGGYYFSYINPYTGKLLKEKNLNSDFFIIVLYIHQNLLLGQLGAQIIGWSVMLFIISLITGLILWFPKNSKVFKTKKGRKSKFSIKTNAKKQKVVFDSHNVLGFYGASILLILAITGVAWSFTWVDDALYTLVTFESKKEKEKISIDSTKFLKTSLINAKNQLNKNQKNRNLFIYYLPQHDTIPLKITAYPNDDSYGSSDHYYIHPNTGDLIKSKLDKEKNAGEKLHSLYYDIHTGSILGISGKILVFLAGLIGASLPVTGTMLWLHSRKKKRKKRVIIPKKTILKNDTIPMKTKIISLWMLIIFGYIFHHIYGLATVFFNQTVFIDGSTGETPFWAHQWRILMEGTAFLFALLTIQLSKKWFKITSLIWGIIVAIFNCYHVIEEIIGHPDELSKILVLLLTAIASVLLVVNLNEWRKTTFIKQ, from the coding sequence TTGAAAAAATTTAATTTTAAAAATACCATTCGAAAAATCCATTTATGGATAGCCTTATCATCAGGTTTAATTATTTTTATAGTTTGTATTACAGGCTGTATTTATGCTTTTCAAAAAGAAATTCGGTTAGCAGCGTATCCTTATTATACCGTTAAAAATACGGCTGAAAATCTACAGAAAAAACCGTTAAACAACATACTTACAATTTATAAAGAGCAATCAGATAACGATGTTCTTAGAATATATGATTTTACTGAAACCGATAGAAGTACCATTCTTCTTTCCAAAAAAGAAGGTGGTTATTATTTCAGCTACATAAACCCGTATACAGGAAAATTACTGAAAGAAAAAAACCTAAATAGTGATTTTTTTATAATCGTATTATACATACATCAAAATTTATTACTTGGTCAATTAGGGGCTCAAATAATAGGTTGGTCTGTAATGTTGTTTATTATTTCTTTAATTACAGGGTTGATTTTATGGTTTCCAAAAAACAGCAAAGTTTTTAAGACTAAAAAAGGAAGGAAATCTAAATTTTCGATAAAAACAAACGCAAAAAAACAAAAGGTAGTTTTTGATTCACATAATGTTTTAGGCTTTTATGGCGCTTCTATTTTATTGATATTAGCAATTACAGGCGTTGCTTGGTCTTTTACTTGGGTAGATGACGCACTATATACCTTAGTTACTTTTGAAAGTAAAAAAGAAAAAGAAAAAATTAGTATCGATAGTACTAAATTTTTGAAAACCTCATTAATCAATGCTAAAAATCAATTAAATAAAAATCAAAAAAACAGAAATCTATTTATTTATTATTTACCACAGCATGATACAATTCCTCTTAAAATAACTGCCTATCCTAACGATGATAGTTACGGTAGTTCTGATCACTATTACATACATCCTAACACAGGCGATTTAATCAAAAGTAAACTTGATAAAGAAAAAAACGCAGGAGAAAAACTACATTCTTTATACTACGATATTCATACAGGAAGTATTTTAGGTATCAGTGGAAAAATTCTTGTTTTTTTAGCAGGTTTAATAGGCGCTTCACTTCCTGTAACAGGAACAATGTTATGGTTACATAGCAGAAAGAAAAAACGAAAGAAAAGAGTAATCATTCCAAAAAAAACCATACTTAAAAACGATACAATACCTATGAAAACAAAAATTATTAGCCTTTGGATGTTAATTATCTTCGGATATATTTTTCATCATATTTACGGATTAGCAACCGTATTTTTTAATCAAACTGTTTTTATTGATGGATCAACTGGCGAAACGCCATTTTGGGCACATCAATGGCGTATTTTAATGGAAGGTACTGCTTTTTTATTCGCTTTATTAACAATTCAATTATCAAAAAAATGGTTTAAAATAACATCCTTAATATGGGGAATCATTGTTGCAATTTTTAATTGTTATCATGTAATTGAAGAAATAATAGGGCATCCTGATGAATTATCAAAAATACTAGTCTTACTACTTACAGCAATTGCAAGTGTTCTTTTAGTTGTAAACTTAAACGAATGGAGAAAAACAACTTTTATAAAACAATAA
- a CDS encoding TonB-dependent receptor has product MRYIIILVIYFLQIITLSAQNDKISGCVYNEFKEQLVNAHVTILENNKTIVTDTKGCFYFSEVRLNNFTLKIQYVGYKPFYKKITSTSKKTKLSFYLEENDSTLDEVVIQGKSKAEKIRDKAYAVNVIETEVFKNTATNISQVLNKVPGIIIREEGGLGSDFNLSLNGFSGKQIKIFIDGIPMSYFGKSLTLNNFPSNIIASIEVYKGVVPIYLSSDALGGAINIITKKGVNNYLDVSYSLGSFNTHKAAVNTQYYDKNSGFTARLKSFYNYSDNDYAIDIIVPGEGGKITDETTNVKRFHNAYTSKMGQLEAGITNKKYADELLVGILFSDNYKEIQHARFPLKMIKPFGEVFEKNKSRISTLKYAKKGVFKNLDVRSFIALVDNERRYEDKSNHRYFWNGEIEYDDHLSTGEQSSRKTELTLSQENILLNFNLQYHLPKQQIIAVNFSSDNFKMEGNDPLHTRNNTQFGEPSTVDKKVAGLSYSFNLIDKKLKGIAFGKRYNYSINSLTTNYSGTTKEKKNILSNYTGYGGALTYLFTKNTQVKTSFENAIRFPENSEILGNGMAILTNIDLKPETSTNINIGFRTNQYLSDKHKIHFETNTFLRSSKNFIYLRPELVFQVNDNLDKVLTKGIEGALEYTFNDAYSIGVNATYLDIRDKSKYVKNSTQPNPYLNSRIPNVPYLFGNIKLNYNTKNLFRKDDMFSISSFQNYVHGYSLFFAKIGNRDRKLIKNQFTQNIEAIYSLQNGTYNISVAANNIFDAKVTDNYNLQKPGQNFSLKLRYYLSN; this is encoded by the coding sequence ATGAGATATATAATAATATTGGTCATCTATTTTTTACAAATAATAACATTAAGTGCTCAAAATGATAAAATATCAGGTTGTGTATACAATGAATTTAAAGAACAGCTAGTAAATGCACATGTAACTATTTTAGAGAATAATAAAACTATTGTTACAGATACTAAAGGCTGTTTTTACTTTTCAGAAGTGAGATTAAATAATTTCACATTAAAAATACAATATGTAGGATATAAGCCTTTTTATAAAAAAATTACAAGTACTTCTAAAAAAACAAAGCTCTCTTTTTATCTAGAAGAAAACGATAGTACTTTAGATGAAGTTGTAATTCAAGGAAAATCTAAAGCAGAAAAAATAAGAGATAAAGCCTATGCTGTAAATGTTATAGAAACCGAAGTTTTTAAAAATACAGCAACAAATATCAGTCAGGTTTTAAACAAAGTACCTGGTATTATTATTAGAGAAGAAGGAGGTTTAGGATCAGATTTTAATCTGTCTTTAAATGGATTTTCAGGAAAGCAAATAAAAATATTTATAGACGGTATTCCGATGAGTTATTTCGGAAAATCATTAACATTAAATAATTTTCCGTCTAACATTATAGCATCAATAGAAGTTTATAAAGGAGTAGTTCCTATTTATTTATCTTCAGATGCTTTGGGAGGCGCTATTAATATTATTACAAAAAAAGGAGTAAATAATTATTTAGATGTATCTTATTCTTTGGGCTCATTTAATACACATAAAGCTGCTGTTAATACTCAGTATTACGATAAAAATAGTGGGTTCACAGCACGATTAAAATCATTTTATAATTATTCAGATAACGATTATGCAATAGATATAATTGTACCAGGCGAAGGAGGTAAAATAACAGATGAAACGACTAATGTAAAAAGGTTTCATAATGCATACACTTCAAAAATGGGGCAATTAGAAGCAGGGATTACCAATAAAAAATATGCCGATGAATTATTAGTTGGTATTTTATTTTCTGATAATTATAAAGAAATACAACACGCAAGGTTTCCTCTGAAAATGATCAAACCTTTTGGAGAAGTTTTTGAAAAAAATAAAAGTAGAATCAGTACTTTAAAATATGCCAAAAAAGGTGTTTTTAAAAACTTAGATGTTCGTTCTTTTATAGCTCTTGTAGATAACGAACGCAGATATGAAGATAAAAGTAATCATAGATATTTTTGGAATGGTGAAATTGAATACGATGACCATTTATCCACAGGAGAGCAAAGTAGTAGAAAAACCGAATTAACCTTATCACAAGAAAATATATTATTAAATTTTAATTTACAATATCACCTTCCAAAACAGCAAATTATTGCGGTAAATTTTTCTTCGGATAATTTTAAAATGGAAGGGAATGACCCTTTACACACTAGAAACAATACGCAATTTGGTGAACCAAGTACAGTTGATAAAAAAGTAGCAGGATTGTCTTATTCATTTAATCTTATTGATAAAAAATTAAAAGGAATTGCATTCGGAAAAAGATATAATTACAGCATCAATTCTTTAACGACTAATTATTCAGGAACTACAAAAGAAAAGAAAAATATTTTATCTAATTACACAGGGTATGGAGGTGCGTTAACTTATTTATTTACAAAAAATACACAAGTAAAAACTTCTTTTGAAAATGCAATTCGTTTTCCTGAAAACTCAGAAATTTTAGGAAATGGAATGGCAATTTTAACCAATATTGATTTAAAACCTGAAACAAGTACGAACATTAATATTGGTTTTAGAACAAATCAATATTTAAGCGATAAACATAAAATTCATTTTGAAACCAATACTTTTTTAAGAAGCTCTAAAAACTTTATCTATTTACGTCCAGAGTTGGTTTTTCAAGTAAACGATAATTTAGATAAAGTACTAACAAAAGGTATAGAAGGAGCGCTTGAATATACTTTTAATGATGCGTATAGTATTGGAGTAAATGCTACTTATTTAGATATTCGAGATAAAAGTAAATATGTAAAAAATAGCACACAACCTAATCCATATTTAAATTCTAGAATACCCAACGTACCTTATTTATTTGGAAATATAAAATTAAATTATAACACCAAAAATTTATTTAGAAAGGATGATATGTTTTCTATAAGCTCTTTTCAAAATTATGTACATGGCTATTCGTTATTTTTTGCTAAAATCGGAAATAGAGATAGAAAATTAATTAAAAATCAATTTACACAAAATATTGAAGCTATTTATTCTCTTCAAAATGGAACTTACAATATTTCGGTAGCGGCTAATAATATTTTTGATGCTAAAGTTACCGATAATTACAATCTTCAAAAACCAGGACAAAACTTCAGCTTAAAGTTAAGATACTACTTATCAAATTAA
- a CDS encoding DUF4374 domain-containing protein, whose protein sequence is MKQSILSIGLLFTMSFFISCNDDSPIQLNSTSNLVVAVETTGESPTDVVLGIDNFINSEISPIGKGIQQDGKRSYYFLNETLISSGYKATNCIGYNIQNGELTKKGEFAFPVSFDLLGKGDNKTMIAVESPRAGFENKTIFLVDTDEMVITKTLKTKIDERTEEGLMSWPTGTVVKGGKLFLSYYLTSSDGKWKTPNSNEARIAIYSYPELKFEKLIKDTRGSDIGFYGNYNGLVKDENNNIYTASTSSLACGFEPAPTNKSAILRIKSGATDFDTDYYFDFEAASGGNKINFLHYVGNNKAIVRMITDDSVKWSAFAPTSENPNCKIAVVDLIAKTVTEVTDIPLHGGQWATPALNSNGKVYMNVSDNNGAYIYEIDVNTATAKKSQKVEAAVVKGIFDLN, encoded by the coding sequence ATGAAACAATCAATTTTATCAATAGGTTTATTATTTACAATGAGTTTTTTTATCTCTTGTAATGATGATTCGCCAATACAACTAAATAGTACTTCAAACTTAGTAGTTGCTGTTGAAACGACAGGAGAATCTCCTACGGATGTAGTTTTAGGTATCGATAATTTTATAAATTCTGAAATATCACCAATAGGAAAAGGTATTCAGCAAGATGGAAAAAGAAGTTACTATTTTTTAAATGAAACACTTATCAGTTCAGGATATAAAGCTACAAACTGTATAGGTTACAATATTCAAAATGGAGAACTTACTAAAAAAGGGGAATTTGCTTTTCCAGTATCTTTTGATTTATTAGGAAAAGGAGACAACAAAACCATGATTGCCGTAGAAAGTCCTAGAGCTGGTTTTGAAAATAAAACTATCTTTTTAGTAGATACTGATGAAATGGTAATTACTAAAACATTAAAAACAAAAATAGATGAAAGAACTGAGGAAGGTTTAATGTCTTGGCCTACAGGTACTGTTGTAAAAGGAGGTAAGTTATTTTTATCATATTATTTAACTAGTTCTGATGGAAAATGGAAAACACCAAATTCCAATGAAGCAAGAATTGCAATATATAGTTACCCTGAGTTAAAATTCGAAAAATTAATAAAAGATACTAGAGGTTCTGATATTGGTTTTTACGGAAATTATAATGGGTTAGTAAAAGATGAAAATAATAATATTTATACTGCATCTACTTCTTCTTTAGCTTGTGGATTTGAACCTGCTCCAACAAATAAATCAGCAATTTTAAGAATTAAAAGCGGTGCTACTGATTTTGATACCGATTATTATTTCGATTTTGAAGCTGCTTCAGGAGGAAATAAAATCAACTTTTTACATTATGTAGGAAACAACAAGGCTATTGTAAGAATGATTACAGATGATTCTGTAAAATGGAGTGCATTTGCTCCTACATCAGAAAATCCTAATTGTAAAATTGCGGTGGTAGATTTAATTGCCAAAACGGTAACAGAAGTTACAGATATTCCATTACACGGAGGTCAGTGGGCTACTCCTGCATTAAATAGCAATGGAAAAGTATATATGAATGTAAGTGATAATAATGGTGCTTACATTTATGAAATTGACGTAAATACAGCAACTGCTAAAAAAAGCCAAAAAGTTGAAGCTGCTGTTGTAAAAGGAATTTTTGATTTAAATTAA
- a CDS encoding homogentisate 1,2-dioxygenase, which produces MPFYHKLGKIPPKRHTQFRKEDGTLYYEQLFGTIGFDGMSTNSYHEHRPTMVKEIRKQYSVKPKIAKANNIQSYRFRGFQVPPENDYLESRKIVLTNADCNIILSAPKTSTKEYFYKNTDADEVIFIHKGTGKLRTMLGNINFKYGDYLVIPRGIIYKLDFDDENNRLFIVESYSPVYTPKRYRNHFGQLLEHAPFCERDLRRPEELETYNELGDFLIKVKKQGEIIEMIYASHPFDVVGYDGYNFPYAFSIHDFEPITGRIHQPPPVHQTFETNAFVICSFVPRLYDYHPNAIPAPYNHSNIDSDEVLYYVDGDFMSRNDIDQGHISLHPAGIPHGPHPGATERSIGHTETEELAVMVDTFKPLKITEEAMKIADENYYKSWLE; this is translated from the coding sequence ATGCCATTTTATCATAAATTAGGAAAAATACCACCAAAACGCCACACGCAATTTCGCAAAGAAGACGGAACTTTGTATTACGAACAATTATTTGGAACTATTGGTTTTGACGGAATGTCGACCAATTCATACCATGAGCACAGACCAACTATGGTCAAAGAAATTCGCAAACAATACTCTGTAAAGCCTAAAATAGCCAAGGCAAATAATATTCAATCGTATCGCTTTCGCGGATTTCAAGTACCGCCAGAAAATGATTATCTAGAAAGTAGAAAAATCGTTTTAACAAATGCTGATTGTAACATCATTTTATCAGCTCCAAAAACATCAACAAAAGAATATTTTTATAAAAATACCGATGCCGATGAGGTAATTTTTATTCATAAAGGAACAGGGAAATTACGCACCATGTTAGGGAATATCAATTTTAAATATGGCGATTATTTAGTAATTCCAAGAGGTATTATTTACAAACTAGATTTTGATGATGAAAATAACAGACTTTTTATTGTCGAATCGTATTCGCCAGTTTACACACCTAAACGATACAGAAATCATTTTGGACAATTATTAGAACACGCACCATTTTGTGAACGAGATTTAAGAAGACCAGAAGAATTAGAAACCTATAATGAGTTAGGCGATTTCTTAATCAAAGTAAAAAAACAAGGCGAAATTATAGAAATGATTTACGCTTCACATCCTTTTGATGTGGTTGGTTACGACGGTTATAATTTTCCGTATGCTTTTTCAATTCACGATTTTGAGCCTATCACTGGACGTATTCATCAACCGCCGCCAGTGCATCAAACTTTTGAAACCAATGCCTTTGTAATTTGCAGTTTCGTGCCTCGTTTGTACGATTATCATCCAAACGCAATTCCTGCGCCTTACAATCATAGTAATATCGATTCTGATGAGGTTTTGTATTATGTTGATGGCGATTTTATGAGCAGAAACGACATCGACCAAGGGCATATATCACTGCATCCCGCAGGTATTCCTCACGGACCACATCCAGGTGCAACCGAAAGAAGTATCGGACATACAGAAACCGAAGAATTAGCCGTTATGGTTGATACTTTTAAACCTTTGAAAATTACCGAAGAAGCCATGAAAATTGCCGATGAAAATTATTATAAATCGTGGTTAGAATAA
- the hppD gene encoding 4-hydroxyphenylpyruvate dioxygenase, translating into MSKKEVTSVNYGLEKIFEGAQDFLPLLGTDYVEFYVGNAKQAAHFYKTAFGFQSHAYKGLETGSKDSVSYVLKQDKIRLILTSPLNSKSPINDHIVKHGDGVKIIALWVDDARKSYKETIKRGAKSYLEPTIEKDEHGEVIRAGIYTYGETVHIFVERKNYKGVFLPGFTEWKSDYNPPSAGLKYIDHMVGNVGWNQMDIWVKWYEDVMGFVNFLSFDDKQIHTEYSALMSKVMSNGNGRIKFPINEPAKAAKRSQIEEYLDFYEGEGVQHIAVATDDIIKTVSQLKANGIEFLPPPPQAYYDGIPERLGEHMSMMKEDISKLQELSIMIDADEEGYLLQIFTKPVEDRPTLFFEIIQRMGARGFGAGNFKALFESIEREQSKRGTL; encoded by the coding sequence ATGAGTAAAAAAGAAGTAACATCAGTAAACTACGGTTTAGAAAAAATATTTGAAGGAGCACAAGATTTTTTACCACTTTTAGGAACAGATTACGTAGAGTTTTATGTTGGAAATGCAAAACAAGCGGCACATTTTTATAAAACAGCTTTTGGTTTTCAGTCACACGCCTATAAAGGTTTAGAAACAGGTTCGAAAGATTCTGTAAGTTATGTATTAAAACAAGATAAGATTCGTTTAATATTAACATCACCATTAAATAGTAAATCACCAATAAATGACCATATTGTAAAACATGGCGATGGTGTAAAAATTATAGCACTTTGGGTTGATGATGCAAGAAAATCGTATAAAGAAACTATCAAAAGAGGAGCAAAATCATATTTAGAGCCAACTATCGAAAAAGATGAACACGGAGAAGTAATTCGTGCAGGTATTTACACTTATGGTGAAACAGTTCATATATTTGTAGAAAGAAAAAATTATAAAGGCGTATTTTTGCCAGGATTTACAGAATGGAAGTCAGATTACAATCCGCCAAGCGCAGGTTTAAAATATATTGACCACATGGTTGGTAATGTTGGTTGGAATCAAATGGATATCTGGGTAAAATGGTACGAAGACGTTATGGGATTTGTAAATTTTTTATCATTTGATGATAAGCAAATTCATACCGAATATTCTGCTTTAATGAGTAAAGTAATGAGTAACGGAAATGGGCGAATTAAATTTCCTATTAACGAACCAGCAAAAGCAGCAAAACGTTCACAAATTGAAGAGTATTTAGATTTTTACGAAGGTGAAGGCGTACAACACATTGCAGTTGCTACCGATGATATTATTAAAACAGTATCACAATTAAAAGCAAACGGAATAGAATTTTTACCACCGCCACCACAAGCATATTATGATGGAATTCCTGAGCGTTTAGGGGAACATATGAGTATGATGAAAGAAGATATTTCTAAGTTACAAGAATTATCAATAATGATTGATGCAGATGAAGAAGGCTATTTATTACAAATTTTTACAAAGCCTGTTGAAGACCGTCCGACCTTATTTTTTGAAATAATTCAACGAATGGGAGCTCGTGGTTTTGGAGCAGGAAATTTTAAAGCCTTATTTGAATCAATAGAAAGAGAACAATCAAAAAGAGGAACTTTATAA
- a CDS encoding tryptophan 2,3-dioxygenase family protein, producing the protein MDKEALLIAIENKYKKLDVPLETMLEGLLHSKPITYWDYIQTDALLALQTPRTTEKDEMVFITDHQVNELLFKMILWELNQISEAEDAITAEKFSKHLMRVSNYFDTLCNSFNVMQDGMDIDQYLKFRTALTPASGFQSVQYRQIEFASTEIINLIDARYRATFDVDSSIENTYNHLYWQAAGVNHKTGEKSTLIKLFEKKYKKEFIDSIENYKNCNLSKKFKELPKEVQQSDELIKAMRHYDYTVNIKWVMAHYDAAGKYLGGGDKDLEATGGSNWRKYMHPKYQRRIFFPYLWSEEELKNWGVS; encoded by the coding sequence ATGGATAAAGAAGCGCTTTTAATAGCAATAGAAAATAAGTATAAAAAATTAGATGTTCCGTTAGAAACAATGCTAGAAGGTTTACTTCATAGCAAGCCTATTACTTATTGGGATTATATTCAAACGGATGCCTTATTAGCATTACAAACTCCTAGAACAACAGAAAAAGATGAAATGGTTTTTATCACAGATCATCAAGTAAATGAATTGTTGTTTAAAATGATTTTATGGGAACTTAATCAAATATCAGAAGCTGAAGATGCAATTACTGCCGAAAAATTTTCGAAACATTTAATGCGTGTTAGTAATTATTTTGACACGCTTTGCAATTCTTTTAACGTAATGCAAGATGGAATGGATATTGATCAATATTTGAAATTCCGAACTGCTTTAACACCTGCAAGTGGTTTTCAAAGTGTACAATATCGTCAAATAGAATTTGCATCAACAGAAATTATTAACTTGATAGATGCGCGTTATAGAGCTACTTTTGATGTAGATTCTTCGATTGAAAACACTTATAATCATTTGTATTGGCAAGCGGCAGGAGTAAACCATAAAACAGGAGAAAAATCAACTTTAATTAAATTATTTGAAAAAAAATATAAAAAAGAGTTTATCGATTCTATAGAAAATTATAAAAATTGTAATCTTTCTAAAAAATTTAAAGAATTACCTAAAGAAGTACAACAAAGTGATGAGTTGATAAAAGCAATGCGTCATTATGATTATACCGTAAATATAAAATGGGTGATGGCTCATTACGATGCAGCAGGAAAATATTTAGGTGGTGGCGATAAAGATTTAGAAGCAACAGGAGGAAGTAACTGGCGAAAATATATGCATCCAAAATATCAACGAAGAATATTTTTTCCTTACTTATGGAGCGAAGAAGAATTAAAAAACTGGGGTGTTTCTTAA
- a CDS encoding DUF3108 domain-containing protein has protein sequence MKKLLFFISVLFLTSITFSQQKVKPFKDGEWLQFKMSYSGFLKAGNATLSLNEENLKGKKVVHATAKGWTTGMIKWFFEVNDNYQSYFDKQSGKPYLFKRKIDEGGHKKNKHITFNQEQNTAHVEDFIKKKDTVISAANVQDMISSFYFLRSYNTQNMAKGEEIKIDMFFDNHTYPFKLRFLGNETIKTKFGKVKTQKFRPIVKAGRVFKAQESVTVWITADQNKIPMKVKASLSVGSLRAELDAYKGLANPFEIVFD, from the coding sequence ATGAAAAAACTACTATTTTTTATTTCCGTATTATTTTTGACCTCAATTACGTTTAGTCAACAAAAAGTAAAACCATTTAAAGATGGTGAGTGGCTTCAGTTTAAAATGAGTTATAGTGGTTTTTTAAAAGCTGGAAATGCTACTTTATCATTAAATGAAGAAAATTTAAAAGGAAAAAAAGTAGTGCATGCAACCGCTAAAGGTTGGACTACTGGTATGATTAAATGGTTTTTTGAAGTAAATGATAATTATCAATCTTATTTTGATAAACAATCAGGAAAACCTTATTTATTTAAAAGAAAAATAGACGAAGGTGGTCATAAAAAAAATAAACACATAACCTTTAATCAGGAACAAAATACAGCTCATGTTGAGGATTTTATCAAAAAAAAAGATACTGTAATTAGTGCTGCAAATGTGCAAGATATGATTTCTTCTTTCTATTTTTTGAGAAGTTATAATACTCAAAACATGGCAAAAGGAGAAGAGATAAAAATTGATATGTTTTTTGACAATCATACGTACCCTTTTAAATTGCGTTTTTTAGGGAATGAAACGATAAAAACGAAATTTGGAAAAGTTAAAACACAAAAATTTAGACCGATAGTAAAGGCAGGAAGAGTGTTTAAAGCGCAAGAAAGTGTTACGGTTTGGATTACTGCTGATCAAAATAAAATTCCAATGAAAGTAAAGGCTTCTTTATCAGTAGGTTCACTTCGTGCAGAGTTAGATGCTTATAAAGGATTAGCAAATCCGTTTGAGATTGTTTTTGATTAA
- a CDS encoding peptidoglycan DD-metalloendopeptidase family protein: MKKYILLLLAFSLFFSCKKEDEKKVKLPVKILKPKSVYAYGFNLDNFKIINDTIKKGESFGVILDRHHVMYPKINQIATTIKDTFDVRRIRSGKKYTVLTSKDSLEKARVFIYKHNKVDATIINFNDSIISAYKVQKKITTIEKEVTGEILSNLSVTMDSLGLKSTLTNKVADIYAWTLDFYSLQKGDSFKLIYDEKFINDTTFVGYGAIKAAVFNHKGEDLYAYKFVGDSITKIPEFYNEKGDMLRRAFLKSPIKFQYRISSRYNLRRKIALYGRVRPHKGTDFAAKYGTPIMTTASGTVVASARRGGNGNYVKVQHNTTYTTQYLHMKKRKVKVGDYVKQGDIIGWVGMTGNTSGPHVCYRFWKNGKQVDPFKQKLPTAEPLDPKIKPKYFEFIKPLKRKLDVITLSEKDTVYNSSN, translated from the coding sequence TTGAAAAAATATATTCTTTTATTATTAGCTTTTTCTCTGTTTTTTTCTTGTAAAAAAGAAGATGAAAAAAAGGTGAAACTTCCTGTTAAAATATTAAAACCAAAATCAGTTTATGCCTATGGTTTTAATTTAGATAATTTTAAAATAATTAATGATACTATAAAAAAAGGAGAAAGTTTTGGTGTTATTTTAGATAGACATCATGTTATGTATCCTAAAATAAATCAAATAGCAACAACTATTAAAGATACTTTTGATGTTAGACGTATCCGTTCAGGTAAAAAATATACAGTTCTTACTTCAAAAGATTCTTTAGAAAAAGCACGTGTTTTTATTTATAAACATAATAAAGTAGATGCAACAATTATAAACTTTAATGATTCTATCATATCAGCTTATAAGGTTCAGAAAAAAATAACAACGATTGAAAAAGAAGTTACAGGTGAAATTTTATCAAACTTATCAGTAACAATGGATAGTTTAGGTTTAAAATCAACTTTAACAAACAAAGTTGCAGATATTTATGCTTGGACACTCGATTTTTATAGCTTACAAAAAGGAGATAGTTTTAAATTAATTTATGATGAAAAATTTATTAACGACACTACTTTTGTTGGTTATGGAGCTATAAAAGCAGCTGTTTTTAATCATAAAGGAGAAGATTTATATGCTTATAAGTTTGTTGGAGATTCTATTACTAAAATTCCTGAATTTTATAATGAAAAAGGAGATATGCTTCGTAGAGCATTTTTAAAATCACCTATTAAATTTCAATATAGAATATCATCACGTTATAATTTAAGAAGAAAAATTGCCCTTTATGGAAGAGTTCGTCCGCATAAAGGAACCGATTTTGCTGCAAAATATGGTACCCCAATAATGACAACCGCAAGCGGAACTGTTGTTGCTTCTGCAAGACGAGGTGGAAATGGAAATTATGTGAAAGTTCAGCATAATACTACTTATACAACACAGTATTTACATATGAAAAAAAGAAAGGTAAAAGTAGGTGATTATGTAAAACAAGGTGACATAATAGGTTGGGTAGGTATGACAGGAAATACCAGTGGACCTCATGTTTGTTATCGTTTCTGGAAAAATGGTAAACAAGTAGATCCGTTTAAACAAAAATTACCTACAGCTGAACCTTTAGACCCTAAAATTAAACCAAAATATTTTGAGTTTATAAAGCCATTAAAAAGAAAATTAGATGTCATAACTTTATCTGAAAAAGATACAGTTTATAATTCTTCCAATTAA